Within Pristiophorus japonicus isolate sPriJap1 unplaced genomic scaffold, sPriJap1.hap1 HAP1_SCAFFOLD_4256, whole genome shotgun sequence, the genomic segment accccgtgtacctgccctgggagtgtttgatgggacagtgtagagggagctttactctgtatctaaccccctgtacctgccctgggagtgtttgatggggcagtgtagagggagctttactctgtatctaaccccctgtacctgccctgggagtgtttgatggggcagtgtagagggagctttactctgtatctaaccccctgtacctgccctgggagtgtttgatggggcagtgtagagggagctttactctgtatctaaccccctgtacctgccctgggagtgtttgatgggacagtgtagagggagctttactctgtatctaaccccctgtacctgccctgggagtgtttgacggggcagtgggagggggtgtcgggtcggggaaaggcccactctctctctctctctctctctctctctctctctctctctctctctctctctctctctctctctctctctctctttctctcaccgtgTGGTGATGTCCCTGTACCCTCAGGAGCTGCTGCAGGAGGAGACCCGGCAGAAGCTGCACCTCAGCACCAGGCTGCGACAGTTGGAGGAGGAGAAGGTCGGGGTGTTGGagcagatggaggaggaggaagaggccaaGAAGAATCTGGGGAGGCAGGTGGCCACTTTACAGACCCAGGTACGTAGGGAGgggtggggcgagggagggaggggtggggcgagggagagagaggggtggggcgagggaggggtggaggggtagggagggaggggtggggggaggaagggaggggtggggcgagtgagggtggggcgagggagggaggggtggggcgagggagagagaggggtggggcgagggaggggtggag encodes:
- the LOC139251239 gene encoding myosin-9-like produces the protein MQAELESTSGALGGTESKANKLAKEVSSLESRLQDAQELLQEETRQKLHLSTRLRQLEEEKVGVLEQMEEEEEAKKNLGRQVATLQTQ